The Anaeromicrobium sediminis genome window below encodes:
- a CDS encoding PPC domain-containing DNA-binding protein — MKCVKRGSKYFVRIDKGQEVVSSLKNFCEENNVKLGSVVGIGATDKVTIGLFNTDTKEYHNKELVGEYEITNLTGNISTKEEEVYLHLHITLGDEEYKAFGGHLNECWISGTCELVVDVIDGQIERIFDDYCGLNVLKID, encoded by the coding sequence ATGAAGTGTGTAAAGAGGGGAAGTAAGTATTTTGTAAGAATTGATAAGGGACAAGAAGTTGTTAGTTCATTAAAAAACTTTTGTGAAGAAAACAATGTAAAATTAGGTTCTGTAGTGGGGATAGGGGCCACTGATAAAGTTACGATAGGCTTATTTAATACGGACACTAAAGAGTACCATAATAAAGAACTTGTTGGAGAGTATGAGATTACAAACTTAACAGGAAATATATCTACTAAAGAAGAAGAAGTATACCTTCACTTACATATAACTCTTGGAGATGAGGAGTATAAGGCCTTTGGTGGCCATTTAAATGAGTGTTGGATAAGTGGAACCTGTGAACTTGTAGTAGATGTAATTGATGGACAGATAGAGAGAATTTTTGATGATTATTGTGGACTTAACGTATTAAAGATAGATTAA